From a single Populus nigra chromosome 18, ddPopNigr1.1, whole genome shotgun sequence genomic region:
- the LOC133678496 gene encoding embryo-specific protein ATS3B-like: MTAHYSLLLCFAFIFVVLSKADHPSNRVQPHALDQSFSPGLIQQTVGNCAYTVIISTSCLSPKYTTDQISVVFGDAFGNQVFDPKLINPFTASFEQCSTNTFQVTGSCSLQICYIYFYRNGTNGWIPQSVKIYGSFSSPALFFFNSTDVPEGQWYGTDKCQHFPTAPPPPSPPSPTSSAPGQQIPGWLVYLILGIIATSTFSFY, from the exons atgacagcCCATTACTCTCTTCTGCTTTGTTTTGCCTTCATTTTTGTTGTTCTATCAAAAGCTGATCATCCAAGCAATCGGGTTCAACCTCATGCTCTTGATCAGTCTTTCAGTCCCGGTTTAATCCAGCAG ACTGTAGGGAACTGTGCTTACACTGTGATCATTTCAACAAGCTGTTTATCACCCAAATATACAACTGATCAGATCAGTGTTGTTTTTGGTGATGCTTTTGGCAATCAG GTTTTTGATCCAAAGCTGATCAACCCATTTACAGCCTCGTTCGAACAATGTTCGACAAATACATTTCAGGTAACTGGATCATGTTCACTTCAGATATGTTATATCTATTTCTACAGAAATGGAACAAATGGCTGGATTCCACAGAGTGTGAAGATTTACGGTTCATTTTCAAGTCCTgccttatttttcttcaattcaacTGATGTTCCTGAGGGTCAATGGTATGGAACTGACAAGTGCCAGCATTTTCCCACTGCCCCTCCTCCTCCCTCTCCTCCCTCTCCTACCTCTTCTGCTCCTGGGCAACAAATTCCTGGTTGGCTTGTGTACTTGATTCTGGGGATTATTGCTACTTCCACATTTTCATTCTATTAA
- the LOC133678518 gene encoding DEAD-box ATP-dependent RNA helicase 7-like: MPSLSLTSNNSSVDPKKEKKMKKKIVLETQETDPLMVSSKKEKKKEKRKAVEFDDDDEERSETSSELGEPVNLKKKSKKAKVVEEEEDGEEVKAEDPNAVTRFRISEPLREALKKRGIEALFPIQARTFEDILNGCDLVGRARTGQGKTLAFVLPILESLVNGPAKASRKTGYGRPPSVLVLLPTRELATQVFEDFKVYGGAVGLNSCCVYGGASYQPQEFALKRGVDIVVGTPGRIKDHIEKGNIDLSLLKFRVLDESDEMLRMGFVEDVELILGKVEDVRKVQTLLFSATLPDWVKNISSRFLKPTKKTIDLVGNEKMKASTNVRHIVLPCSTAAMPQVIPDVISCYGSGGRTIIFTEKRESANELAGLLPGARALHGEIQQSKREVTLSGFRSGKFLTLVATNVAARGLDINDVQLIIQCEPPNDVEAYIHRSGRTGRAGNSGVAVMLYDPRRSNISKIQRESGVKFEHITAPRAEDIAKAAGVGAAETITQVSDSVIPAFKSAAENLLSTSGLSAVELLAKALAKATGYTEIKSRSLLTSMDNHVTLLLESGKPIYTPSFAFSVMRRILPEDKVESVTGMSLTADGNGAVFDVKKEDVDTFLAAQENAAGVNIEVVKALPSLQERDRPRGRFGGGGGRGRGGFGDRSGGNRFSGGRGGRGGGFSDRRNGSGGFQGRNNGNKW, encoded by the exons ATGCCTTCTTTATCTCTTACTAGCAACAACAGCTCCGTGGAtcccaagaaagaaaagaagatgaagaagaaaatagttCTTGAGACCCAAGAAACTGATCCTTTGATGGTTTCTagcaagaaagagaagaagaaagagaagagaaaagctgtagaatttgatgatgatgatgaggagaGGAGTGAAACCAGCTCAGAGCTTGGTGAGCCtgtgaatttgaagaagaaaagcaagaaaGCTAAGGTTGTTGAAGAGGAGGAAGATGGAGAGGAGGTTAAAGCTGAGGATCCTAATGCAGTTACCAGGTTTAGGATATCTGAACCGTTGAGGGAAGCGTTGAAGAAGAGAGGGATTGAGGCTTTGTTTCCTATTCAAGCTAGGACTTTTGAGGATATTCTTAATGGGTGTGATTTGGTTGGCCGAGCAAGGACCGGGCAG GGTAAAACATTGGCTTTTGTTTTGCCAATTTTGGAGTCGCTAGTAAACGGGCCTGCAAAAGCATCAAGGAAGACAGGCTATGGAAGGCCACCAAGTGTTTTGGTTCTTTTACCTACCAGGGAACTGGCCACTCAG GTGTTTGAAGATTTCAAAGTTTATGGTGGAGCAGTGGGCTTGAATTCTTGCTGTGTATATGGAGGAGCTTCATACCAGCCTCAAGAATTTGCCTTGAAGAGAGGGGTGGATATAGTTGTGGGAACACCTGGCCGCATAAAG GATCACATAGAGAAGGGCAACATTGACTTAAGCTTATTAAAGTTTCGGGTCCTTGATGAGTCTGATGAAATGCTGAGGATGGGTTTTGTTGAAGATGTTGAACTTATTCTAG GAAAGGTAGAGGATGTAAGAAAAGTTCAAACACTTCTATTCAGTGCCACCTTGCCAGATTGGGTGAAAAAT ATTTCTTCTAGGTTTCTCAAGCCAACTAAGAAAACTATTGATCTTGTTGGTAATGAGAAAATGAAAGCCAGCACCAATGTAAGGCATATTGTACTTCCCTGTTCTACTGCTGCCATGCCTCAGGTTATTCCTGATGTCATAAGTTGTTATGGCAG CGGAGGCCGTACAATTATTTTCACAGAGAAAAGGGAATCCGCAAATGAACTTGCTGGATTATTGCCTGGAGCACGGGCTTTACATGGGGAAATACAGCAGTCTAAACGTGAG GTGACCCTTTCTGGGTTCAGGTCTGGCAAATTCCTGACCTTGGTGGCTACAAATGTGGCTGCAAGAGGATTGGATATCAATGATGTGCAGTTAATCATCCAG TGTGAACCTCCAAATGATGTAGAAGCTTATATACATCGGTCTGGACGTACTGGACGAGCAG GCAATAGTGGTGTTGCTGTGATGCTCTATGATCCAAGAAGGTCAAATATATCTAAGATTCAAAGAGAATCAGGTGTCAAATTTGAGCATATAACTGCCCCCCGGGCTGAGGATATTGCCAAAGCAGCTGGCGTGGGAGCTGCAGAAACAATAACTCAGGTTTCTGACAG TGTAATTCCAGCATTCAAATCTGCAGCAGAGAATCTGTTGAGTACCTCAGGTTTGTCAGCTGTAGAACTACTTGCAAAAGCACTTGCCAAGGCTACT GGTTATACTGAGATCAAGAGTAGGTCACTGCTAACTTCCATGGACAACCATGTCACTTTACTTCTTGAATCTGGCAAACCCATTTACACTCCATC ATTTGCTTTTAGTGTCATGAGGAGAATCTTGCCTGAGGATAAGGTTGAGTCAGTGACGGGCATGAGCCTCACAGCCGATGGAAATGGTGCAGTTTTTGATGTCAAGAAAGAAGACGTTGATACTTTCCTAGCTG CTCAGGAAAATGCTGCTGGTGTGAACATAGAGGTGGTTAAAGCATTGCCTTCTTTGCAAGAAAGAGACCGACCAAGGGGTAgatttggtggtggtggtggtcgtGGTAGAGGTGGTTTTGGTGATAGGAGTGGTGGTAATAGGTTCTCAGGGGGAAGAGGTGGCAGGGGTGGTGGGTTCTCAGACAGAAGAAATGGCTCTGGTGGCTTTCAAGGTCGCAACAATGGGAACAAGTGgtga